One window of the Tubulanus polymorphus chromosome 11, tnTubPoly1.2, whole genome shotgun sequence genome contains the following:
- the LOC141912979 gene encoding short transient receptor potential channel 7-like, protein MTHVGNIKQTLQPQNFGELMNKADGTLSRKELLYLNAVDFGIYEVVADCLQDVDVNPNCVDYMGRNALILAISKANLVLIDVLLDQLNYSAIEDALLHAISKGKETIVKLILSHESYADNGAQSNRSRDSNCDRNQFSPDITPLILACHENNHEIIQLFIMREQRVEKPHQIDCQCEHCKTGASDDPLNFHLSRLHKYQALSSPAYMALTSTDPVATSFELRQEMTHMANSHKEFKPDYLSLIEQCMNFANDMLDLCRTSKEIQALIADDVTHHPLGTLHKAIKYKEKKFVAHPNCQNHLASIYYGEWMNLQEMPNWKRNLGFLIATPFIPFLCIIYALFPNTKPFRYLRVPVVRFLNHTLWYVVFLLLLAIVTFGLDKSTPDLVHAESWASTADAIYRNDFRTADLNIMSPLHWVIFVFVLGNFLTEITQFNKCGFSVYVNSMYNWCDSICIALYVAAFTLRIIVDVKVTSVYETYKTDIETLRSNLSERRWVESPDGLSYIRNFSHWLYSQPDGYFLLGCRSWWDATDPLILSECLFAIANVLSFVKLTYIMPAFESLGPLQISLSRMMSDVGRFMTLFGMVFLAFVIGVTNLYSLYNWYLSDFDRSTGKFEVSSMTDSFGDLQGTFMTLFWALFGMSDSSVPALKMKTAERADFFKVYENPNAFDIPETVGTILYGLYCGLMNIILLNMLIAMMSDSYDKTQEDSDVEWKFARTKLWLNYIEGMATLPPPFNLIPSHKFITRLFSGCKCKESTWNDGCSCCVRKPRSPQTDVSGGSWNYQTSDFTDLDSENVGALTLEMKNIENPHMKLKKDLLRRYLFKLEREHGQNESSNDDDDDYNDADEDDNPRDDDILDKEDETILPPSPKLRITSNRRNSSAGRSSPDSPDPRSPGPRTIIRNLSAMKCAYSSRPRDGDESTQIQTAKDASDTDEMPSLLSSTSHNNDNQTAAKSRPSESNNSFDPSRLPRSPPLGYTGRRSKELSSGRRLRFPNRPKKSMEIRRSILKSNFQKKH, encoded by the exons ATGACACACGTAGGAAACATAAAACAGACACTTCAACCTCAGAACTTCGGCGAGTTGATGAACAAGGCGGATGGAACG CTATCCCGTAAAGAACTGCTCTACCTCAATGCCGTCGATTTCGGTATCTACGAAGTGGTGGCCGATTGCCTACAAGACGTCGACGTCAACCCGAATTGCGTGGACTATATGGGCCGAAATGCGCTTATTTTGGCTATTAGTAAAGCTAACTTGGTACTTATTGATGTATTGCTCGATCAGCTGAATTACTCCGCCATCGAAGACGCGCTACTTCACGCTATCAGCAAAGGAAAAGAAACGATCGTCAAACTGATTCTCAGTCATGAGTCTTACGCCGACAACGGAGCACAAAGCAACCGATCTAGAGATTCGAACTGCGATCGAAATCAATTCTCGCCAGATATAACCCCGTtgatactcgcttgccacgaAAACAACCACGAGATTATTCAACTGTTTATAATGCGAGAACAACGAGTTGAAAAACCGCATCAGATTGATTGTCAATGTGAACACTGTAAAACTGGTGCCAGCGACGACCCTTTGAATTTTCACCTCTCACGCCTCCACAAATATCAAGCCCTGTCGAGCCCGGCTTACATGGCCCTAACGAGTACTGATCCTGTTGCTACCTCCTTCGAACTACGCCAGGAGATGACTCATATGGCGAATTCGCATAAAGAGtttaaa CCGGACTACCTTTCGCTGATTGAGCAGTGCATGAATTTCGCGAATGACATGTTGGATTTATGCCGAACGTCGAAAGAAATCCAAGCGCTCATAGCTGACGATGTAACGCATCATCCGTTAGGTACATTACACAAAGCCATCAAATACAAAGAGAAAAAG TTTGTTGCCCATCCGAATTGTCAAAACCACTTAGCGAGTATTTACTACGGTGAATGGATGAATCTACAGGAAATGCCGAACTGGAAGAGGAATCTTGGATTCCTAATCGCGACTCCATTTATACCGTTCCTCTGTATAATTTACGCATTATTTCCCAACACGAAG CCGTTCAGGTACCTGAGAGTTCCAGTGGTGAGATTTCTCAATCATACGTTATGGTACGTCGTTTTCCTGCTGTTACTGGCTATCGTTACATTTGGTCTGGACAAGTCAACGCCGGACCTGGTTCACGCCGAATCATGGGCTAGCACAGCCGATGCTATCTATCGCAACGACTTCAGGACCGCTGATTTAAATATAATGTCTCCATTACATTGGgttatatttgtatttgttcTCG GTAATTTTCTAACGGAaataactcaattcaataaatgcGGATTTTCCGTGTACGTGAACAGCATGTACAACTGGTGCGATTCGATTTGTATCGCTTTGTACGTCGCCGCGTTTACTTTGAGAATAATCGTCGACGTCAAAGTCACTTCGGTCTACGAAACATACAAAACCGACATCGAAACCCTCAGGAGTAATCTCTCCGAACGTCGATGGGTCGAATCACCAGACGGCTTATCATATATTCGCAATTTCAGTCATTGGTTGTACAGTCAGCCGGATGGATATTTCCTGTTAGGCT GCCGATCCTGGTGGGACGCTACGGACCCTCTCATACTGTCCGAGTGTCTATTCGCTATTGCAAACGTGCTCTCGTTCGTCAAGTTGACCTATATCATGCCGGCATTTGAATCTTTAGGACCGCTACAGATATCATTATCTCGGATGATGAGCGACGTTGGGAGATTCATGACGTTATTCGGAATG GTATTTTTAGCATTTGTGATCGGGGTGACAAATCTTTATTCGTTGTACAATTGGTATTTGTCGGACTTCGACAGAAGCACTGGAAAGTTCGAAGTCAGCTCAATGACTGATAGCTTTGGAGA TTTACAAGGAACGTTCATGACATTGTTTTGGGCATTATTCGGTATGTCTGACTCGTCTGTGCCtgcactgaaaatgaaaacagcTGAACGAGCTG ACTTCTTCAAAGTGTACGAGAATCCAAACGCATTCGATATCCCTGAAACGGTCGGTACAATTTTGTATGGACTTTACTGCGGTCTTATGAATATCATTCTTCTCAATATGCTTATAGCCATGATGTCCGATTCATACGATAAAACTcag GAAGATTCTGACGTGGAATGGAAGTTCGCCCGAACTAAGCTATGGCTGAACTACATAGAAGGAATGGCGACTTTGCCCCCACCGTTCAATTTGATTCCTTCTCATAAGTTCATAACCCGATTATTCAGTGGTTGTAAATGCAAGGAATCGACTTGGAACGACGGGTGTTCTTGCTGTGTTAGGAAACCACGTAGTCCACAGACCGATGTCAGTGGAGGCAGCTGG aattaccAGACCTCGGATTTTACCGACCTCGACTCCGAGAACGTAGGAGCCTTGACGCTCGAGatgaaaaacattgaaaaccctCACATGAAGCTGAAGAAAGATCTTTTGCGCCGGTATTTGTTTAAGTTGGAAAGGGAACACGGTCAAAATGAATCCAGcaacgacgacgatgatgattataatgatgctgACGAGGATGATA ATCCACGCGATGACGATATTTTAGATAAGGAAGACGAAACTATTTTACCGCCGAGTCCAAAGTTGCGTATAACATCAAATCGACGTAACAGTTCTGCTGGCCGTTCGTCGCCTGACAGTCCCGACCCTCGATCTCCAGGACCAAGAACCATAATACGTAACTTGTCGGCGATGAAGTGCGCATATTCTTCGAGACCTCGAGACGGCGATGAGAGCACGCAAATACAAACAGCGAAGGACGCTTCGGATACCGACGAAATGCCGTCTCTGTTATCATCAACCAGTCACAATAACGATAATCAAACAGCGGCGAAGTCTCGACCTAGCGAAAGCAATAATAGCTTTGATCCGTCGCGTTTACCGAGAAGTCCCCCACTCGGCTACACGGGACGTAGAAGTAAGGAGTTGTCTTCGGGTCGTCGCCTGAGATTTCCGAACCGACCGAAAAAATCGATGGAAATCAGACGGTCTATTTTAAAGAGcaatttccaaaaaaaacATTGA
- the LOC141912980 gene encoding short transient receptor potential channel 7-like has protein sequence MANKIAGNIEQSIQPQNFGQLMNKADGTLSRKERLYLNAVDFGINEVVADCLQDVDVDPNCVDYMGRNALILAISKENLVLIDILLDKLNYSAIEDALLHAISKGKETIVKLILSHESYADNEAQSNRSRDSNSDRSQFSPDITPLILACHENNHEIIQLFIMREQRVEKPHQIDCQCSRCLTGASDDPLNFHLSRLHKYQALSSPAYMALTSTDPVATSFELRQEMTRVANSHKEFKPDYLSLIEQCMNFANDMLDLCRTSKEIQALIADDVTHHPLGTLHKAIKYKEKKFVAHPNCQNHLASMYYGEWVILREMPTWKRNFGFLFMTPLLPFLCIMYTLFPNTKPFRYLSVPVVRFLNHTLWCDSICIALYVAAFTLRIIVDVKVTSVYETYKTDIETLRSNLSERRWVESPEGLSYVLNFHHWLYSQPDGYFLLGCRSWWDATDPLILSECLFAIANVLSFVKLTYIMPAFESLGPLQISLSRMMSDVGRFMTLFGMVFLAFVIGVTNLYSLYNWYLSDYDRSSGKFEVSSMTDSFGDLQGTFMTLFWALFGMSESSVPALKAKTAERADFFKVYENPNAFDIPETVGTILYGLYCGLMNIILLNMLIAMMSDSYDKTQEDSDVEWKFARTKLWLNYIEGMATLPPPFNLIPSRKFITRLFCGCKCKKSNCKTCSCCNRKTRSPQMDVNEGSQNYQISSDFTDLDPENVEALTLEVRNIETSHNKLKKDLLRRYLFKLERGHGQNGSSNDDNGDHSHDENVFDEDDESEIRSFPPSPMIVRTTSDRRDSLNRVVSDIDKINSQRDRDMGVIYEDSAPSSSGRSSPNRPDPPSATLIDRETVNSLLPRPPMTYAYSSAIDDSLRYEDRKDDRRLTKLEPLHPPLNKLSIDSAPLAEMHRILGCRDGDENTDRAILSAVSGTVSDTSDTDEMPPLLPSANHNDNADRQKPLESRPSESNNSFNTSFKSSLPRSPPLGFSRRRSSAFTSGRRVRLPNRPKKSTDIKRFILQHNFETKH, from the exons ATGGCGAACAAAATCGCAGGAAATATAGAACAGTCGATTCAACCTCAGAATTTTGGGCAATTGATGAACAAGGCGGATGGAACG CTATCCCGTAAAGAGCGACTGTACCTCAATGCCGTCGATTTCGGTATCAACGAAGTGGTGGCCGATTGCCTACAAGACGTCGACGTCGATCCGAATTGCGTGGACTATATGGGCCGAAATGCGCTTATTTTGGCTATTAGTAAGGAGAATTTGGTACTGATTGATATTTTGCTCGATAAGCTGAATTACTCCGCCATCGAAGACGCGCTACTTCACGCTATCAGCAAAGGGAAGGAAACGATCGTTAAACTGATTCTCAGTCATGAGTCTTACGCCGACAACGAAGCACAAAGCAACCGATCTAGAGATTCAAACTCTGACCGAAGTCAGTTCTCGCCAGATATAACTCCGCTGATTCTTGCTTGCCACGAAAACAACCACGAGATTATTCAACTGTTTATAATGCGAGAACAACGAGTTGAAAAACCGCATCAGATTGATTGTCAATGTTCACGCTGTTTAACTGGTGCCAGCGACGACCCTTTGAATTTTCACCTCTCGCGCCTCCACAAATATCAAGCTCTGTCGAGCCCGGCTTATATGGCCCTAACGAGTACTGATCCTGTTGCTACCTCCTTCGAACTACGCCAGGAGATGACCCGTGTGGCGAATTCGCATAAAGAGtttaaa CCGGACTACCTTTCGCTGATTGAGCAGTGCATGAATTTCGCGAATGACATGTTGGATTTATGCCGAACGTCGAAAGAAATCCAAGCGCTCATAGCTGACGATGTAACGCATCATCCGTTAGGTACATTACACAAAGCCATCAAATACAAAGAGAAAAAG TTTGTTGCTCATCCGAATTGCCAAAACCACTTGGCGAGTATGTACTACGGTGAATGGGTGATTCTGCGGGAAATGCCGACCTGGAAGCGGAATTTTGGCTTTCTATTCATGACTCCATTGTTACCGTTCCTTTGTATAATGTACACGCTATTCCCCAACACGAAG CCGTTCAGGTACCTGAGTGTTCCAGTGGTGAGATTTCTCAATCATACGTTATG GTGCGACTCGATTTGTATCGCTTTGTACGTCGCCGCGTTTACTTTGAGAATAATCGTCGACGTCAAAGTCACTTCGGTCTACGAAACATACAAAACCGACATCGAAACCCTCAGGAGTAACCTCTCCGAACGTCGATGGGTCGAATCACCAGAAGGCTTATCATATGTATTGAATTTCCATCATTGGTTGTACAGTCAGCCGGATGGATATTTCCTATTAGGCT GCCGATCCTGGTGGGACGCTACAGACCCTCTCATACTGTCCGAGTGTCTATTCGCTATTGCAAACGTGCTCTCGTTCGTCAAGTTGACCTATATCATGCCGGCATTTGAATCTTTAGGACCGTTACAGATATCATTATCTCGGATGATGAGCGACGTTGGGAGATTCATGACGTTATTTGGAATG GTATTTCTAGCATTTGTGATCGGGGTAACGAATCTTTATTCGTTGTACAATTGGTATTTGTCGGACTACGACAGAAGCTCCGGAAAGTTCGAGGTCAGCTCAATGACTGATAGTTTTGGAGA TTTACAAGGAACGTTCATGACATTGTTTTGGGCATTATTCGGTATGTCTGAATCGTCTGTGCCTGCACTGAAAGCGAAAACAGCTGAACGAGCTG ACTTCTTCAAAGTGTACGAGAATCCAAACGCATTCGATATCCCTGAAACGGTCGGTACAATTTTGTATGGACTTTACTGCGGTCTTATGAATATCATTCTTCTCAATATGCTTATAGCCATGATGTCCGATTCATACGATAAAACTCAG GAAGATTCTGACGTGGAATGGAAGTTCGCCCGGACAAAGCTATGGCTGAACTACATAGAAGGCATGGCGACTTTGCCCCCGCCGTTCAATTTGATTCCTTCTCGTAAATTCATCACTCGATTATTCTGTGgttgtaaatgtaagaaatcGAATTGTAAAACGTGTTCGTGCTGCAATAGGAAAACACGGAGTCCACAGATGGACGTAAATGAAGGCAGCCAG AATTACCAAATATCATCGGATTTTACTGACCTTGACCCCGAGAACGTCGAAGCCTTGACACTCGAAGTGAGAAACATCGAAACCTCTCACAATAAGCTGAAGAAAGATCTTTTGCGCCGGTATTTGTTTAAGTTAGAGAGGGGGCACGGTCAAAATGGATCTAGCAACGACGACAATGGTGACC ATTCACACGacgaaaacgttttcgatgAGGACGACGAATCGGAAATTAGAAGTTTTCCGCCGAGTCCGATGATAGTCCGTACGACATCGGATCGACGTGACAGTTTAAACCGGGTCGTTTCCGATATTGATAAGATTAATTCGCAGCGTGATCGCGATATGGGTGTTATATATGAAGACTCTGCACCGAGTTCTTCAGGCCGATCGTCGCCTAACAGACCGGATCCTCCATCTGCAACGCTAATCGATAGAGAAACCGTCAACAGCTTGTTACCGAGACCACCGATGACATACGCATATTCTTCGGCCATTGATGACAGTCTTCGCTACGAAGATCGGAAAGACGATAGAAGATTGACGAAACTGGAACCACTGCATCCACCGTTAAATAAGTTATCGATTGACAGTGCTCCACTGGCCGAAATGCATAGAATCCTAGGCTGTCGTGACGGAGACGAGAACACGGATAGGGCGATACTATCAGCTGTCTCGGGGACGGTGAGTGATACCTCGGATACTGACGAAATGCCGCCATTGTTACCTTCCGCAAATCACAATGACAATGCCGATAGGCAAAAACCTTTGGAGTCACGACCAAGCGAGAGCAATAATAGCTTTAATACGTCGTTTAAATCGAGTTTACCCAGAAGTCCCCCGCTCGGCTTTTCGCGACGTAGAAGTAGCGCGTTTACATCGGGTCGTCGGGTTAGACTTCCGAACCGACCGAAAAAATCGACTGACATCAAAAGATTCATTTTACAGCATAATTTCGAAACGAAACACTGA